A single region of the Microtus ochrogaster isolate Prairie Vole_2 chromosome 2, MicOch1.0, whole genome shotgun sequence genome encodes:
- the LOC101982055 gene encoding olfactory receptor 4C15-like, whose product MQNQSIVSEFILLGLSQNAEVEKILFVVFLMIYLATLWGNMIIVVTIIYSPALLLSPMYFFLIFLSLLDACTSSTVTPKMIVDFFYETKTISFECCMTQLFAFHFFTGVEVIVLSAMAYDRYVAICKPLHYSSIMTRRLCGILVTISWTGGFLHSIIQVTFTLQLPFCGPNVIDHYMCDLFPLLKLACTDTHIFVILVFANSGSICIIIFSILLVSYGVILYSLRAHSSEGRLKALSTCGSHITVVILFFVSCILIYARPTSAFSSEKNVFLFATILTPLLNPMVYTFRNKEMKNAIQKMCKRFIAVSHDN is encoded by the coding sequence ATGCAAAACCAGAGCATTGTCAGTGAGTTCATACTCCTCGGGCTTTCACAGAATGCAGAAGTTGAGAAAATActgtttgttgtatttttgaTGATCTACCTTGCAACTCTTTGGGGCAACATGATAATTGTGGTGACCATCATCTACAGCCCTGCACTGCTTCTttcccccatgtacttcttcctgatATTCCTGTCCTTATTGGATGCATGCACTTCTTCTACTGTCACACCCAAGATGATTGTAGACTTCTTCTATGAGACAAAGACTATTTCCTTTGAATGTTGCATGACACAATTGTTTGCTTTCCACTTCTTCACTGGGGTAGAGGTAATTGTCCTGTcagccatggcctatgaccgttATGTGGCCATTTGCAAGCCCTTACACTACTCTTCCATTATGACCCGAAGGCTCTGTGGTATTTTGGTGACAATATCCTGGACTGGAGGCTTCTTGCATTCTATCATACAAGTTACTTTCACTTTGCAACTGCCATTCTGTGGGCCTAATGTCATTGATCACTACATGTGTGACTTGTTCCCATTACTGAAGCTTGCCTGTACTGACACACATATATTTGTCATTTTGGTGTTTGCTAACAGTGGGTCTATCTGCATCATAATCTTCTCTATTCTGCTTGTCTCCTATGGTGTCATATTGTACTCTCTGAGAGCCCACAGCTCTGAAGGGAGACTGAAAGCTCTCTCTACCTGTGGATCCCACATTACTGTTgtgattttgttctttgtgtcatgcATATTAATATATGCACGACCTACATCAGCTTTCTCCTCTGAAAAAAACGTATTTTTATTTGCCACCATCTTGACACCACTTCTGAATCCTATGGTGTACACTTTCAGGAATAAGGAAATGAAGAATGCTATACAGAAAATGTGTAAGAGATTTATAGCAGTTTCTCATGACAATTAA
- the LOC101982339 gene encoding olfactory receptor 4C15-like yields the protein MQNQSIVTEFILLGLSQNSKVEKILFVVFLLIYFATIWGNMIIVVTIIYSPALLASPMYFFLIFLSLLDACTSSTVTPKMMVDFFYERKTISFECCMIQLFAIHFFTGIEVIVLSAMAYDRYVAICKPLHYTSIMTRRLCGILVVVSWAGGFLHSTVQVIFTLQLPLCGPNVIDHYMCDLFPLLKLACTDTHIFVILVFANSGSISIIIFSILLVSYGVILYSLRAQSSEGRFKALSTCGSHITAVLLFFVPCFLIYARPTSAFSSEKNAFVFATIITPLLNPMVYTFRNKDIKNAIKIMWKRLIMFSNEY from the coding sequence ATGCAAAACCAGAGCATTGTCACTGAATTCATACTGCTTGGGCTTTCACAGAACTCAAAAGTtgagaaaatattgtttgttgtatttttgttgaTATACTTTGCAACTATTTGGGGCAACATGATAATTGTGGTGACCATCATCTACAGCCCTGCACTGCTTGCctcccccatgtacttcttcttaatatttttgtCCTTACTGGATGCATGCACTTCTTCTACTGTCACACCCAAGATGATGGTGGACTTCTTCTATGAGAGGAAGACCATATCTTTTGAATGTTGCATGATACAATTATTTGCTATTCATTTCTTCACTGGGATAGAGGTGATTGTCCTGTcagccatggcctatgaccgctatgtggccatttgCAAGCCCTTACACTATACTTCTATTATGACTCGAAGGCTCTGTGGCATTTTGGTGGTCGTATCCTGGGCAGGTGGGTTTTTACATTCTACTGTACAAGTGATCTTCACTTTGCAATTGCCTTTATGTGGACCCAATGTTATTGATCACTACATGTGTGATTTGTTCCCATTACTGAAGCTTGCCTGTactgacacacacatatttgttaTTTTGGTGTTTGCTAACAGTGGCTCAATCAGCATCATAATCTTCTCTATTTTGCTTGTCTCCTATGGTGTCATATTGTACTCTCTGAGAGCCCAAAGCTCTGAAGGGCGATTTAAAGCTCTCTCCACCTGTGGATCACACATTACAGCtgtgcttttgttctttgtcCCATGTTTTCTAATATACGCACGACCTACAtctgctttttcttctgaaaaaaatgcatttgtatTTGCAACTATCATAACACCACTTCTTAATCCTATGGTGTACACTTTCAGGAATAAGGACATAAAGAATGCCATCAAGATCATGTGGAAAAGATTGATAATGTTTTCTAATGAGTACTAA